A single region of the Prevotella sp. HUN102 genome encodes:
- a CDS encoding protein-export chaperone SecB — MEKTAFKFDSYHFTKASLDFNIPDEAELNVSFTPKGKFFVKKTCYELDFDVVIECKESNTEVVKVSCKAFFTFDKNVSINDIPDYFYPNSLAIIFPYIRAFVSTLSLQANVRPVVLPTINLMGLTDDLKKHTEVIEE; from the coding sequence ATGGAAAAAACAGCATTTAAATTCGACTCATATCATTTTACCAAGGCATCTTTAGATTTCAATATTCCCGATGAAGCCGAGTTGAATGTATCTTTTACTCCCAAAGGAAAGTTCTTTGTGAAGAAGACGTGTTATGAACTAGACTTTGACGTGGTAATAGAATGCAAAGAATCAAATACAGAGGTTGTAAAAGTTTCGTGCAAGGCTTTCTTTACATTTGATAAAAACGTATCTATAAATGACATACCTGATTATTTTTATCCAAATAGCCTTGCCATAATATTTCCATACATCAGAGCATTCGTCAGCACCCTATCTCTACAAGCAAACGTGCGACCAGTAGTTTTGCCTACTATCAATCTTATGGGACTTACAGACGATTTGAAAAAACATACTGAGGTTATTGAAGAATAA